The following are encoded together in the Streptococcus oralis genome:
- a CDS encoding methionyl aminopeptidase has translation MITLKSAREIEAMNKAGDFLASIHIGLRDLIKPGVDMWEVEEYVRRRCKEENFLPLQIGVDGAVMDYPYATCCSLNDEVAHAFPRHYILKDGDLLKVDMVLGGPIAKSDLNVSKLNFNNVEQMKKYTQSYTGGLADSCWAYAVGTPSEEVKNLMDVTKEAMYKGIEQAVVGNRIGDIGAAIQEYAESRGYGVVRDLVGHGVGPTMHEEPMVPNYGVAGRGLRLREGMVLTIEPMINTGDWEIDTDMKTGWAHKTIDGGLSCQYEHQFVITKDGPVILTSQGEEGTY, from the coding sequence ATGATAACTTTAAAATCAGCACGTGAAATCGAAGCCATGAACAAGGCTGGTGATTTCCTAGCTAGTATCCATATCGGCTTACGTGATTTGATTAAGCCAGGCGTGGATATGTGGGAAGTAGAAGAGTATGTTCGTCGACGTTGTAAAGAAGAGAATTTCCTTCCTCTACAGATTGGCGTGGATGGGGCAGTCATGGATTACCCCTATGCCACCTGTTGCTCTCTCAACGACGAAGTAGCTCATGCTTTTCCACGTCATTACATCTTGAAAGATGGCGATTTGCTCAAGGTTGACATGGTACTGGGTGGTCCGATTGCCAAATCCGACCTCAATGTATCTAAACTCAACTTTAACAATGTTGAGCAAATGAAAAAATACACACAAAGTTATACTGGTGGTTTAGCTGACTCATGTTGGGCTTATGCGGTTGGTACACCGTCTGAAGAAGTGAAAAACCTGATGGACGTGACCAAGGAAGCTATGTATAAAGGGATTGAGCAAGCAGTTGTTGGCAATCGTATCGGCGATATCGGTGCGGCCATTCAAGAATACGCTGAAAGTCGCGGTTATGGTGTAGTGCGTGATTTGGTTGGTCATGGTGTTGGTCCAACTATGCACGAAGAGCCAATGGTCCCTAACTATGGTGTTGCAGGTCGTGGTCTCCGTCTCCGTGAAGGAATGGTACTAACCATTGAACCCATGATCAATACTGGTGACTGGGAAATCGATACAGATATGAAGACTGGCTGGGCTCATAAGACTATAGATGGCGGCTTGTCTTGCCAATATGAACACCAGTTCGTGATTACCAAAGACGGTCCAGTTATCTTGACTAGCCAAGGCGAAGAAGGAACGTATTAA
- the spxR gene encoding CBS-HotDog domain-containing transcription factor SpxR, which yields MSKHQEILSYLEELPIGKRVSVRSISNHLGVSDGTAYRAIKEAENRGIVETRPRSGTIRVKSQKVAIERLTYAEIAEVTSSEVLAGQEGLEREFSKFSIGAMTEQNILSYLHDGGLLIVGDRTRIQLLALENENAVLVTGGFHVQDDVLELANKKGIPVLRSKHDTFTVATMINKALSNVQIKTDILTVEKLYRPSHEYGFLRETDTVKDYLDLVRKNRSSRFPVINQHQVVVGVVTMRDAGDKSPSTTIDKVMTRSIFVTGLATNIANVSQRMIAEDFEMVPVVRSNQTLLGVVTRRDVMEKMSRSQVSALPTFSEQIGQKLSYHHDEVVITVEPFMLEKNGVLANGVLAEILNHMTQDLVVNSGRNLIIEQMLIYFLQAVQIDDTLRIQARIIHHTRRSAIIDYDIYHGHQIVSKANVTVKIN from the coding sequence ATGAGTAAACACCAGGAAATTTTGTCCTATCTGGAAGAGTTGCCAATTGGAAAGAGAGTTAGTGTACGCAGTATTTCCAATCACCTAGGTGTTAGTGACGGAACCGCCTACCGAGCTATCAAAGAAGCTGAAAATCGTGGCATCGTTGAAACTCGGCCACGTAGTGGAACCATACGAGTCAAGTCCCAGAAAGTGGCTATTGAGAGGCTAACCTATGCTGAAATTGCTGAAGTCACCTCCTCTGAAGTTTTAGCTGGTCAGGAAGGTCTTGAGAGAGAGTTTAGTAAATTCTCCATTGGGGCTATGACAGAGCAAAATATCCTGTCCTATCTCCATGATGGGGGTCTTTTGATTGTAGGTGACCGTACTCGTATTCAACTTTTAGCGCTGGAAAATGAAAATGCAGTCCTCGTTACAGGTGGTTTTCATGTCCAAGATGATGTTCTTGAGTTGGCTAATAAAAAAGGGATTCCAGTTCTGAGGAGTAAACATGACACTTTTACAGTAGCGACCATGATTAACAAAGCCCTCTCAAATGTTCAAATCAAAACCGATATTCTGACAGTCGAAAAGCTCTATCGTCCCAGTCATGAGTATGGTTTTTTGAGAGAAACGGATACGGTCAAAGACTATCTAGACTTGGTCCGTAAGAACAGAAGTAGTCGTTTTCCAGTCATTAACCAACATCAAGTGGTTGTTGGGGTTGTTACTATGCGTGACGCAGGAGATAAATCCCCCAGCACGACGATTGACAAGGTGATGACACGTAGTATCTTTGTAACAGGCTTAGCGACCAATATTGCCAATGTTAGTCAACGGATGATCGCAGAAGACTTTGAGATGGTTCCGGTAGTCAGAAGTAACCAAACCTTACTCGGTGTCGTAACACGACGAGATGTCATGGAAAAGATGAGTCGTTCCCAAGTTTCAGCTTTGCCGACTTTCTCCGAGCAAATCGGACAAAAACTCTCTTATCATCATGATGAAGTAGTCATTACTGTTGAACCTTTTATGTTGGAGAAAAATGGTGTACTTGCTAATGGTGTCTTGGCTGAAATCCTCAATCACATGACCCAAGACCTTGTTGTCAATAGCGGGCGAAATCTCATCATTGAACAGATGTTGATTTATTTCTTGCAGGCTGTGCAGATAGATGATACTTTGCGGATTCAGGCTCGGATTATTCACCACACGAGACGCTCAGCTATTATTGATTATGATATTTATCATGGTCATCAGATTGTTTCAAAAGCAAATGTTACGGTTAAAATTAATTAG
- a CDS encoding GNAT family N-acetyltransferase: MNIWTKLAMFSFFETERLYLRPFFFSDSQAFFEIASNPENLQFIFPSQASLEESQYALANYFMKNPLGVWAICLQGNQEMIGSIKFEKIDEIKKEAEIGYFLKKDSWSQGFMTEVVTKLCQLSFEEFGLKQLSIITHLENQASQKVALKSGFSLVRQFKGSDRYTRKMRDYLEFRYIKGEFNE; the protein is encoded by the coding sequence ATGAATATTTGGACCAAATTAGCAATGTTTTCTTTTTTTGAAACGGAGCGCTTGTATTTGCGTCCTTTCTTTTTTAGTGACAGTCAAGCGTTTTTCGAGATTGCTTCAAACCCTGAGAATTTACAGTTTATTTTTCCCAGTCAAGCAAGTTTGGAAGAAAGTCAGTACGCCCTTGCTAACTATTTTATGAAGAATCCTCTGGGTGTTTGGGCAATTTGTCTCCAAGGAAATCAGGAAATGATTGGCTCCATTAAATTTGAAAAGATTGATGAAATCAAAAAAGAAGCAGAAATTGGTTACTTTTTAAAAAAAGATTCTTGGTCACAAGGTTTTATGACAGAAGTAGTTACCAAACTATGTCAGCTTTCATTTGAAGAATTTGGTTTAAAACAATTATCCATCATCACTCATTTGGAGAATCAAGCTAGTCAAAAAGTAGCCTTAAAATCGGGCTTTAGTCTCGTCCGACAGTTTAAGGGGAGCGATCGTTATACACGAAAAATGAGGGACTATCTTGAATTTCGATACATAAAAGGAGAATTCAATGAGTAA
- a CDS encoding UDP-N-acetylglucosamine 1-carboxyvinyltransferase, which yields MRKIVINGGRPLQGEITISGAKNSVVALIPAIILSDDIVTLDCVPDISDVASLVEIMEIMGATVKCYEDVLEIDPRGVQNIPMPYGKINSLRASYYFYGSLLGRFGEATVGLPGGCDLGPRPIDLHLKAFEAMGAKVSYEGDNMNLSAQGKGLHGASIYMDTVSVGATINTMIAAVKAKGRTVIENAAREPEIIDVATLLNNMGAHIRGAGTDIIIIDGVEKLHGTRHQVIPDRIEAGTYISLAAAVGKGIRINNVLYEHLEGFIAKLEEMGVRMTVSEDSIFVEEQSDLKAINIKTAPYPGFATDLQQPITPLLLTAQGRGTIIDTIYEKRVNHVFELSKMDADITTTNDHIIYNGGRKLHGASVKATDLRAGAALVIAGLMAQGQTEITNIEFILRGYSDIIEKLRSLGADITLVED from the coding sequence ATGAGAAAAATTGTCATCAATGGTGGACGTCCATTGCAAGGTGAGATCACCATTAGTGGTGCTAAAAATAGTGTTGTAGCGCTTATTCCAGCTATTATCTTATCAGATGATATTGTCACTTTAGATTGTGTTCCAGATATTTCAGACGTTGCTAGTCTTGTCGAAATCATGGAAATTATGGGGGCGACTGTTAAGTGTTATGAGGATGTCTTGGAGATTGATCCAAGAGGTGTTCAAAACATTCCTATGCCTTATGGCAAGATTAATAGCTTGCGTGCTTCTTATTATTTCTACGGAAGTCTTTTAGGTCGCTTTGGTGAAGCTACAGTTGGACTTCCTGGTGGATGTGATCTGGGGCCTCGTCCGATTGACCTTCACTTAAAAGCCTTTGAAGCCATGGGTGCTAAGGTCAGCTATGAGGGAGATAATATGAATTTATCTGCCCAAGGTAAGGGGCTTCATGGCGCAAGTATATACATGGATACCGTCAGCGTTGGTGCAACGATTAACACGATGATTGCTGCAGTTAAAGCTAAGGGACGCACTGTTATTGAAAATGCGGCTCGTGAACCGGAAATTATTGATGTCGCTACCCTTTTGAACAATATGGGGGCCCATATTCGTGGTGCAGGAACTGATATTATCATTATTGATGGTGTCGAGAAACTTCATGGAACGCGTCATCAGGTTATTCCAGATCGTATTGAAGCTGGGACTTATATTTCGCTTGCTGCTGCGGTTGGTAAAGGAATTCGTATTAACAACGTTCTTTATGAGCATCTTGAAGGTTTTATCGCCAAACTCGAGGAAATGGGCGTTCGTATGACGGTCTCAGAAGACAGTATCTTCGTTGAAGAACAGTCTGATTTGAAGGCCATCAATATCAAAACAGCTCCTTATCCTGGTTTTGCAACTGATTTGCAACAGCCTATCACGCCACTTTTACTAACTGCCCAAGGTCGTGGAACCATTATTGATACGATTTATGAGAAACGTGTTAACCATGTCTTTGAGTTATCAAAAATGGATGCGGATATTACGACTACAAACGATCACATTATCTACAACGGTGGTCGTAAGTTACACGGGGCAAGTGTAAAAGCTACAGACTTGCGAGCTGGTGCTGCACTTGTCATCGCTGGCTTGATGGCTCAAGGCCAGACTGAAATTACGAATATTGAGTTTATCCTTCGTGGCTACTCAGATATTATTGAAAAATTGCGTAGTCTTGGAGCGGATATTACACTCGTTGAAGACTAA
- the pyk gene encoding pyruvate kinase, whose protein sequence is MNKRVKIVATLGPAVEIRGGKKFGEDGYWGEKLDVEASAQNIAKLIEAGANTFRFNFSHGDHQEQGERMATVKLAEKLAGKKVGFLLDTKGPEIRTELFEGDAKEYSYKTGEKIRVATKQGIKSTRDVIALNVAGALDIYDDVEVGHQVLVDDGKLGLRVFAKDDATREFEVVVENDGIIAKQKGVNIPNTKIPFPALAERDNDDIRFGLEQGINFIAISFVRTAKDVDEVRAICEETGNGHVQLFAKIENQQGIDNLDEIIEAADGIMIARGDMGIEVPFEMVPVYQKMIITKVNAAGKVVITATNMLETMTEKPRATRSEVSDVFNAVIDGTDATMLSGESANGKYPLESVTTMATIDKNAQTLLNEYGRLNSDTFERNSKTEVMASAVKDATNSMNIKLVVTLTKTGHTARLISKYRPNADILALTFDELTERGLMLNWGVIPMLTEAPSSTDAMFEIAERKAVEAGLVESGDDIVIVAGVPLGEAVRTNTMRIRTVR, encoded by the coding sequence ATGAACAAACGTGTAAAAATCGTTGCAACTTTAGGTCCTGCGGTTGAAATCCGTGGTGGTAAAAAATTCGGTGAAGACGGATACTGGGGTGAAAAACTTGACGTTGAAGCTTCAGCTCAAAATATTGCTAAATTGATTGAAGCAGGAGCAAACACTTTCCGTTTCAACTTCTCACACGGTGACCACCAAGAACAAGGTGAGCGTATGGCAACTGTTAAACTTGCTGAAAAACTTGCAGGTAAAAAAGTTGGTTTCCTTCTTGATACTAAAGGACCTGAAATCCGTACAGAATTGTTTGAAGGTGACGCAAAAGAGTACTCTTACAAAACTGGTGAAAAAATCCGTGTTGCAACTAAACAAGGAATCAAATCAACTCGTGATGTGATTGCTTTGAACGTTGCTGGTGCCCTTGATATCTACGATGATGTTGAAGTTGGTCACCAAGTTTTAGTTGACGATGGTAAATTGGGTCTTCGTGTTTTCGCAAAAGACGATGCAACTCGTGAATTTGAAGTAGTCGTTGAAAATGACGGTATCATTGCTAAGCAGAAAGGTGTAAACATCCCTAACACTAAAATTCCTTTCCCAGCACTTGCTGAACGTGATAACGATGATATCCGTTTCGGTTTGGAACAAGGTATCAACTTCATCGCGATTTCATTCGTACGTACTGCAAAAGACGTCGACGAAGTTCGTGCAATCTGTGAAGAAACTGGTAATGGTCACGTTCAATTGTTTGCGAAAATCGAAAACCAACAAGGTATCGATAACTTGGATGAAATCATTGAAGCTGCTGACGGTATCATGATCGCTCGTGGTGACATGGGTATCGAAGTACCATTCGAAATGGTTCCAGTTTATCAAAAAATGATCATCACTAAAGTGAACGCAGCAGGTAAAGTTGTTATCACAGCAACAAACATGCTTGAAACAATGACTGAAAAACCACGTGCAACTCGTTCAGAAGTATCAGACGTATTTAATGCTGTTATCGACGGAACTGATGCTACAATGCTTTCAGGTGAGTCTGCAAACGGTAAATACCCACTTGAGTCAGTAACAACAATGGCTACAATTGACAAGAACGCTCAAACTCTTCTTAACGAATACGGACGTTTAAACTCAGATACATTCGAACGTAACTCTAAGACAGAAGTTATGGCTTCAGCTGTTAAAGATGCTACTAACTCAATGAACATCAAATTGGTTGTTACTCTTACTAAGACTGGTCACACAGCTCGTTTGATTTCTAAATACCGTCCAAATGCTGATATCTTGGCATTGACATTCGACGAATTGACAGAGCGTGGATTGATGTTGAACTGGGGTGTTATCCCAATGTTGACTGAAGCTCCATCATCAACTGATGCTATGTTCGAAATCGCTGAACGTAAAGCAGTTGAAGCAGGTCTTGTAGAATCTGGTGACGATATTGTTATCGTTGCAGGTGTGCCACTTGGAGAAGCTGTTCGTACAAACACAATGCGTATCCGTACAGTACGTTAA
- the pfkA gene encoding 6-phosphofructokinase, translating into MKRIAVLTSGGDAPGMNAAIRAVVRQAISEGMEVFGIYDGYAGMVAGEIYPLDAASVGDIISRGGTFLHSARYPEFAQLEGQLKGIEQLKKHGIEGVVVIGGDGSYHGAMRLTEHGFPAIGLPGTIDNDIVGTDFTIGFDTAVTTAMDAIDKIRDTSSSHRRTFVVEVMGRNAGDIALWAGIATGADEIIIPEEDFKMEDIVASIKAGYECGKKHNIIVLAEGVMSANEFGKKLKEAGDTSDLRVTELGHIQRGGSPTARDRVLASRMGAHAVKLLKQGIGGVAVGIRNEKMVENPILGTAEEGALFSLTADGKIVVNNPHKADLELSDLNKSLS; encoded by the coding sequence ATGAAACGTATTGCTGTTTTGACCAGTGGTGGAGACGCCCCTGGTATGAATGCTGCCATCCGTGCAGTAGTTCGCCAAGCAATCTCAGAAGGAATGGAAGTTTTTGGTATCTATGATGGGTACGCTGGTATGGTTGCCGGTGAAATTTATCCACTTGATGCTGCTTCAGTAGGAGACATCATTTCTCGTGGTGGTACTTTCCTTCACTCTGCTCGTTACCCTGAGTTTGCACAACTTGAAGGCCAACTTAAAGGGATTGAGCAATTGAAAAAACACGGTATCGAAGGAGTCGTAGTTATCGGTGGAGACGGTTCTTATCACGGAGCTATGCGCTTGACGGAACATGGATTCCCAGCTATCGGACTTCCAGGAACTATTGATAACGATATCGTAGGGACTGATTTCACAATTGGATTTGATACTGCAGTTACGACTGCTATGGATGCTATTGATAAGATTCGTGATACGTCATCAAGTCACCGTCGTACTTTCGTTGTTGAAGTAATGGGACGTAACGCTGGTGATATCGCTCTTTGGGCAGGTATCGCAACTGGTGCTGACGAAATCATCATCCCTGAAGAAGACTTCAAGATGGAAGATATCGTTGCAAGCATCAAAGCTGGTTATGAATGTGGTAAGAAACACAACATCATCGTTTTGGCTGAGGGAGTTATGTCTGCGAATGAGTTTGGTAAGAAACTCAAGGAAGCTGGAGACACTAGTGACCTTCGTGTAACTGAACTTGGACACATCCAACGTGGTGGTTCACCAACCGCTCGTGACCGTGTATTGGCATCACGCATGGGTGCACACGCTGTTAAACTTCTTAAACAAGGAATCGGTGGTGTCGCTGTTGGTATCCGTAACGAGAAAATGGTTGAGAATCCAATTCTTGGAACAGCAGAAGAAGGAGCTTTGTTTAGCTTAACAGCTGATGGTAAGATCGTTGTTAACAACCCTCATAAAGCTGATCTTGAACTTTCTGATTTGAACAAGAGCTTGTCCTAA
- a CDS encoding DNA polymerase III subunit alpha, translating to MIAQLDTKTVYSFMESVVSIEKYVQMAKEYGYSHLAIMDVDNLYGAYHFLEATRKHGIQPLIGLEMTLVKDEENLSLRFLALSTKGYQELMKLSTLKMTGRKNWSDFTSHLEDVAIIVPYFNGVEQLDLGVDFFIGVSPDTPQEVFTRPILPLYQVNSFEKEDLQVLQILSAVKDNVSLREVDLHSQQGIFLPASDLEARFKNRFPQALANLQGLIENVSYQIDPSLKLPRFNPERPAVEELRERAEQGLSDKGLTSAIYHERLNEELAVIHDMGFDDYFLVVWDLLRFGRSQGYYMGMGRGSAVGSLVAYSLDITGIDPVEKNLIFERFLNRERYTMPDIDIDIPDLYRPEFIRYVRDRYGSQHVAQIVTYSTFGAKQAIRDVFKRYGVPEYELTNITKKISFRDTLTTAYEKNLQFRQIINSKIEYQKAFEIARKIEGYPRQTSIHAAGVVMSDQDLTDYIPLKYGEDMLITQYDSHGVEANGLLKMDFLGLRNLTFVQKMQELLAESEGVHLKIEEIDLEDKATLGLFAAGNTKGIFQFEQPGAIRLLKRVQPQVFEEVVATTSLNRPGASDYIDNFVARKHGKEKVTVLDPALEDILSSTYGIMLYQEQVMQVAQRFGGFSLGKADILRRAMGKKNAKEMHLMKEDFITGAMKLGHTEEKANQVFAVMEKFAGYGFNRSHAYAYSALAFQLAYFKTHYPTIFFQVMLNYSSSDYIVDALQMGFEVAPLAINSIPYHDKIAQKKIYLGLKAIKGMPRDLSYWIIENRPFSSIEDFVTRLPKNYKKLSLLTPLVELGLFDEFDKNRQKILVNLPNLFVFVEELGGLFADTNYSWTEADDFTEAEKFYKEQELIGVGISPHPLQTLAKQALYPTTPITNLTEGAQATLLVEVQKIKVIRTKKGESMAFLQVHDSKSRMDVTVFSDQYRKFASNLSEGKFYYINGKVQSRDGRLQMIAQDLKEAVAERFWIQVKNHENDKEISNILEQYKGPIPVIIRYEEEGKTVVSTQHYVRKDSALEEKLEGIAMKTIYR from the coding sequence ATGATTGCACAGCTCGACACCAAGACTGTTTATAGTTTTATGGAAAGTGTGGTTTCGATTGAAAAATATGTACAAATGGCTAAAGAATACGGCTATTCTCACCTTGCTATCATGGATGTAGATAATCTCTATGGAGCCTATCATTTTCTAGAAGCAACTCGTAAGCATGGCATTCAGCCTTTAATTGGTTTAGAAATGACCTTGGTCAAAGATGAGGAGAATCTCTCTCTACGTTTTCTAGCCCTATCCACTAAAGGTTATCAAGAGTTGATGAAGTTATCCACTTTAAAAATGACTGGACGGAAAAATTGGTCTGACTTCACCTCCCACCTCGAAGATGTTGCTATTATTGTTCCCTATTTTAATGGGGTCGAACAGTTGGATTTGGGGGTTGATTTTTTTATCGGTGTTAGTCCAGATACTCCTCAAGAAGTCTTTACCAGACCCATTCTTCCACTCTATCAAGTCAACTCTTTTGAAAAAGAAGACCTACAGGTTTTACAAATCTTGTCAGCAGTCAAGGACAATGTCAGCCTGAGAGAAGTGGATCTACATTCACAACAGGGAATCTTTCTACCAGCCTCAGACTTAGAAGCAAGATTTAAAAATCGTTTTCCTCAGGCGCTTGCCAATCTCCAAGGTCTGATAGAGAATGTAAGCTATCAAATCGACCCAAGTTTAAAACTTCCTCGCTTTAATCCTGAAAGACCAGCGGTCGAAGAACTTAGAGAGAGAGCTGAGCAAGGCTTGAGTGACAAGGGGCTAACCTCAGCTATTTATCATGAGCGACTGAATGAGGAATTAGCTGTGATTCATGATATGGGCTTTGACGACTATTTCCTTGTAGTTTGGGATTTGCTCCGTTTTGGACGTTCCCAAGGCTACTATATGGGAATGGGGCGTGGTTCTGCGGTTGGTAGTCTAGTAGCTTACTCACTGGATATTACAGGGATTGATCCGGTTGAAAAGAACTTGATTTTCGAGCGCTTTTTAAATCGTGAGCGTTATACCATGCCCGATATCGATATCGACATCCCTGACCTTTATAGGCCGGAGTTCATTCGCTATGTTCGTGATCGGTATGGTAGTCAACATGTGGCACAGATTGTCACTTATTCGACCTTTGGAGCAAAACAGGCAATTCGTGATGTTTTCAAACGTTATGGTGTCCCTGAGTACGAATTAACCAATATTACGAAAAAAATCAGTTTTCGAGATACGCTAACGACAGCCTATGAAAAGAATTTGCAGTTTAGGCAGATTATCAATAGCAAGATTGAATACCAAAAAGCTTTTGAGATTGCTCGAAAGATTGAAGGTTATCCTCGTCAGACCTCTATCCATGCGGCAGGAGTTGTTATGAGTGACCAAGACCTGACAGACTATATTCCACTTAAATACGGTGAGGATATGCTCATCACTCAATATGATTCACATGGTGTTGAAGCCAATGGACTTCTAAAAATGGATTTCCTAGGTCTTCGTAACTTAACTTTTGTCCAAAAAATGCAGGAATTATTGGCTGAGTCAGAAGGTGTTCATCTGAAAATCGAAGAGATTGATTTGGAAGACAAGGCAACTCTGGGCCTCTTTGCTGCTGGAAATACCAAGGGGATTTTCCAATTTGAACAACCTGGCGCCATTCGACTCTTGAAACGAGTTCAGCCGCAAGTCTTTGAAGAGGTAGTAGCCACAACCTCACTCAACAGACCGGGGGCAAGTGATTATATTGATAATTTTGTCGCTCGTAAGCATGGTAAAGAAAAGGTGACGGTGTTAGACCCTGCCTTAGAAGACATCCTTTCATCAACCTACGGTATTATGCTCTATCAAGAGCAGGTCATGCAGGTAGCTCAACGCTTTGGAGGATTCAGTCTTGGTAAAGCCGACATTCTCAGACGTGCCATGGGTAAGAAAAATGCCAAAGAGATGCATCTGATGAAGGAAGATTTTATCACAGGAGCTATGAAATTGGGGCATACAGAAGAAAAGGCCAACCAAGTTTTTGCAGTGATGGAAAAGTTTGCAGGTTATGGATTTAACCGATCCCACGCTTATGCATACTCAGCACTGGCATTCCAACTAGCTTATTTCAAGACACACTATCCTACTATTTTCTTTCAAGTTATGTTGAACTATTCTAGCAGTGATTACATTGTAGATGCATTGCAGATGGGCTTTGAAGTAGCTCCTTTAGCAATAAACAGCATTCCCTATCATGATAAGATTGCTCAGAAGAAAATCTATCTTGGTTTGAAAGCTATTAAAGGGATGCCGAGAGATTTGTCTTACTGGATTATTGAAAATCGTCCTTTCTCAAGCATTGAAGATTTCGTCACACGTCTTCCCAAGAATTACAAGAAACTGTCGCTTCTAACGCCTTTGGTTGAACTGGGGCTTTTTGATGAATTTGACAAGAATCGCCAGAAAATCTTAGTGAACCTACCAAACTTATTTGTCTTTGTTGAGGAGTTGGGTGGACTCTTTGCGGATACAAATTATAGTTGGACTGAAGCTGATGATTTTACTGAGGCAGAGAAATTTTACAAAGAGCAGGAACTGATTGGGGTAGGTATCAGTCCCCATCCTCTCCAAACTCTTGCCAAACAAGCCCTATATCCGACCACTCCAATCACTAATCTAACCGAGGGAGCTCAAGCCACTCTCCTAGTTGAAGTGCAAAAGATTAAAGTGATTCGAACCAAGAAAGGCGAGAGTATGGCTTTTCTACAGGTTCATGATAGTAAGTCTCGGATGGATGTAACTGTATTTTCAGACCAATATAGAAAATTTGCTTCCAATTTATCCGAAGGGAAATTTTACTACATCAATGGCAAAGTTCAATCTCGAGATGGTCGTCTGCAAATGATTGCACAAGATTTGAAAGAAGCAGTGGCGGAACGATTCTGGATTCAAGTTAAAAATCATGAAAATGATAAAGAGATTTCAAATATCCTAGAACAATACAAAGGCCCAATCCCTGTCATTATCAGGTATGAAGAGGAAGGAAAAACGGTTGTTTCTACACAACATTATGTAAGAAAAGATTCTGCTCTAGAGGAAAAGTTAGAGGGAATTGCTATGAAAACGATTTATCGCTAA